A single Pseudochaenichthys georgianus chromosome 10, fPseGeo1.2, whole genome shotgun sequence DNA region contains:
- the slbp gene encoding histone RNA hairpin-binding protein isoform X1, which translates to MSNWTRGKRRETRENEHENGSSGPSRWSHCRKRGVDGSLRANREEDAGREKGVHPDSRNASFTTPEGTGPVSRCGRKADWGSQVESDEMKRDVHRDMQRYRRRILGAEVTQRERKISSGSSGSCDSKEGEHIETDEAVLLRRQKQINYGKNTLAYDRYIKEVPKHIRQPGVHPKTPNKFRKYSRRSWDQQIKLWKVKLHAWDPPTEEGQDKVLDDIEELGIDDVMDIELDFPDFQNVPASLPTHSCSLGGEDYYSGTPVKIQKTETTVQPDLALWK; encoded by the exons ATGTCGAACTGGACCAGAGGAAAACGACGTGAAACTCGCGAAAACGAACATGAGAATGG GAGCTCTGGTCCGTCCCGGTGGTCCCACTGCAGGAAACGAGGGGTCGACGGAAGCCTGCGGGCCAACAGAGAGGAGGACGCTGGTCGGGAAAAGGGTGTGCACCCCGACAGCAGAAATGCTAG TTTCACCACTCCAGAGGGCACAGGCCCGGTGTCTCGCTGCGGCAGAAAGGCTGACTGGGGCAGCCAGGTGGAGAGTGATGAAATGAAGAGAGACGTACACAGAGACATGCAGCG TTACAGGAGGAGGATACTGGGTGCAGAGGTCAcccagagagagaggaagatctCCTCTGGCTCATCGGGGAG CTGCGACTCAAAAGAGGGAGAACACATTGAAACTGATGAGGCAGTGTTGCTAAGGCGACAGAAACAGATCAACTATGGAAAGAATACACTGGCCTATGATCGGTACATCAAAGAAGTTCCAAA ACACATTCGTCAGCCGGGTGTTCACCCCAAGACTCCAAATAAGTTCAGGAAGTACAGCCGTCGCTCCTGGGACCAGCAGATCAAACTGTGGAAGGTCAAACTGCACGCCTGGGACCCCCCAACAGAGGAGGGTCAAGACAAAGTCCTTGATGACAT TGAGGAGCTGGGAATCGATGATGTCATGGACATTGAGCTGGACTTCCCAGACTTCCAGAATGTCCCAGCCTCTCTTCCCACACACAGCTGTTCCCTGGGG GGTGAAGACTACTATTCGGGTACTCCAGTTAAAATACAGAAGACTGAAACCACGGTGCAGCCGGACTTGGCGTTgtggaaatga
- the slbp gene encoding histone RNA hairpin-binding protein isoform X2, with translation MSNWTRGKRRETRENEHENGSSGPSRWSHCRKRGVDGSLRANREEDAGREKGVHPDSRNASFTTPEGTGPVSRCGRKADWGSQVESDEMKRDVHRDMQRRRILGAEVTQRERKISSGSSGSCDSKEGEHIETDEAVLLRRQKQINYGKNTLAYDRYIKEVPKHIRQPGVHPKTPNKFRKYSRRSWDQQIKLWKVKLHAWDPPTEEGQDKVLDDIEELGIDDVMDIELDFPDFQNVPASLPTHSCSLGGEDYYSGTPVKIQKTETTVQPDLALWK, from the exons ATGTCGAACTGGACCAGAGGAAAACGACGTGAAACTCGCGAAAACGAACATGAGAATGG GAGCTCTGGTCCGTCCCGGTGGTCCCACTGCAGGAAACGAGGGGTCGACGGAAGCCTGCGGGCCAACAGAGAGGAGGACGCTGGTCGGGAAAAGGGTGTGCACCCCGACAGCAGAAATGCTAG TTTCACCACTCCAGAGGGCACAGGCCCGGTGTCTCGCTGCGGCAGAAAGGCTGACTGGGGCAGCCAGGTGGAGAGTGATGAAATGAAGAGAGACGTACACAGAGACATGCAGCG GAGGAGGATACTGGGTGCAGAGGTCAcccagagagagaggaagatctCCTCTGGCTCATCGGGGAG CTGCGACTCAAAAGAGGGAGAACACATTGAAACTGATGAGGCAGTGTTGCTAAGGCGACAGAAACAGATCAACTATGGAAAGAATACACTGGCCTATGATCGGTACATCAAAGAAGTTCCAAA ACACATTCGTCAGCCGGGTGTTCACCCCAAGACTCCAAATAAGTTCAGGAAGTACAGCCGTCGCTCCTGGGACCAGCAGATCAAACTGTGGAAGGTCAAACTGCACGCCTGGGACCCCCCAACAGAGGAGGGTCAAGACAAAGTCCTTGATGACAT TGAGGAGCTGGGAATCGATGATGTCATGGACATTGAGCTGGACTTCCCAGACTTCCAGAATGTCCCAGCCTCTCTTCCCACACACAGCTGTTCCCTGGGG GGTGAAGACTACTATTCGGGTACTCCAGTTAAAATACAGAAGACTGAAACCACGGTGCAGCCGGACTTGGCGTTgtggaaatga